One window of the Trifolium pratense cultivar HEN17-A07 linkage group LG2, ARS_RC_1.1, whole genome shotgun sequence genome contains the following:
- the LOC123903712 gene encoding calmodulin-binding transcription activator 4-like isoform X1, protein MLPGLQYNINDLFQEAKKRWLKPIEVYYILQHHDMCEFTNMPLNRPRGGAVYLFNKRVMRFFRKDGHNWRKKKDGRTVAEAHERLKVGNVEALNCYYAHGEENRSFQRRSYWMLNPEYEHVVLVHYRDTNEGTSNSGPATQLSPFSQSRSSYTTQNPETTSIVGDSCEPNQNFSSPGSLEVTSDIVIMNNGMDHLEKTNAQAFRQLEEQLSLNDESFTEISPFYREHEVPQEICARPDDHEQLYDGYNGTKVGSGNHYHELLDHSCPGGNEKTLYWTEMLESSKFSSVIKLPEQHAYKAFENEKPLPSPGREMIANQEISYWLHPNNNNDENSVFSLTQHIGGVNMSPYSSVETQGTNSDYYERLFDQSQIQEPLDAYSRFAGGQKFTIMTVSPEYCYATEASKVIIIGSFLCLPMDSTWACMFGDVEVPAEILKDGVICCEAPSHLVGKVSLCITSGNKEPCSEVKEFEFRNKTNSCTHCNSLETEAARSPEELLLLVRFAEMLLSTSIMKDDSTESGSHLSTEQKADDDSWSHIIDALLVGNETSSGTIDRILQELLKDKLQHWLSCRSNERDEGAGCSLSKKEQGIIHMVSGLGFEWALNPILSYGVNVNFRDINGRTALHWAARFGREKMVASLIAAGAFAGAVTDPTSQDPNGKTAATIATSNGHKGLAGYLAEADLTSHLSSLTLEKCEVPKDSSELEAELTVRSVSKKNLEASDDEVSLKNTLGAVRNASQAAARIQAAFRAHSFKKRIEREAASATCLNGYVNGVGSIGGYARSLRDCNSAALSIQKKYRGWKGRKDFLALRQKVVKIQAHVRGYQTRKQYKVMIWAVGILDKVVLRWRRKRVGLRSSPQENNSKEESDDEDFLKAFRQEKVHVAIEKALGRVRSMVHSPHARQQYNRLLEMYRKAKAETLLSTSLQNAWNIEEDETLLSTSVQNAWNIEEDDDLFQFPWETL, encoded by the exons ATGCTACCTG GTTTGCAATACAATATCAATGATCTGTTTCAAGAAGCTAAGAAAAGATGGCTCAAACCTATAGAGGTGTATTACATTTTGCAGCATCACGACATGTGCGAGTTCACCAATATGCCCCTTAACCGGCCTCGTG GTGGAGCTGtttatttgtttaataaaaGAGTCATGCGTTTCTTTCGAAAAGATGGTCATAATTGGCGGAAGAAAAAAGATGGAAGAACTGTGGCAGAAGCACATGAACGGCTTAAG GTTGGAAATGTTGAAGCCCTAAACTGTTACTATGCACATGGAGAGGAGAACCGTAGTTTCCAGAGGCGAAGCTATTGGATGTTGAACCC GGAATATGAGCATGTTGTTCTCGTGCATTACAGAGATACAAATGAG GGGACATCCAATTCTGGACCAGCCACACAACTGTCACCGTTTAGTCAGAGTCGCAGCTCATATACTACTCAAAACCCCGAGACTACATCCATAGTTGGTGATTCATGTGAACCTAATCAGAATTTCTCCAGTCCCGGGTCCTTAGAAGTCACCTCTGATATAGTCATCATGAATAATGGAATGGATCACTTGGAGAAAACAAATGCACAAGCTTTCCGCCAATTAGAGGAACAGTTAAGTTTGAATGACGAAAGCTTCACAGAAATTTCTCCATTTTATAGGGAACATGAAGTTCCACAGGAAATATGTGCCAGACCAGATGATCATGAACAACTATATGATGGATATAATGGAACAAAAG TTGGCAGTGGTAATCATTATCATGAATTACTTGACCATAGTTGCCCTGGTGGGAATGAGAAAACATTATATTGGACAGAAATGCTGGAGTCAAGCAAGTTCTCATCTGTGATCAAGTTACCAGAACAACATGCATACAAGGCATTTGAAAAT GAAAAGCCATTACCTTCTCCAGGAAGAGAAATGATTGCCAACCAGGAAATCAGTTACTGGCTACACCCcaacaataataatgatgaGAATT CTGTCTTTTCATTAACTCAACATATTGGTGGAGTCAACATGTCTCCATATTCTTCGGTAGAAACTCAAGGAACTAATTCTGACTACTATGAAAGATTGTTTGACCAAAGCCAAATTCAAGAACCTCTGGATGCATATTCAAGGTTCGCTGGTGGACAGAAATTTACAATTATGACCGTCTCCCCAGAATATTGTTATGCCACTGAGGCATCAAAG GTGATCATTATTGGATCTTTTCTCTGCCTTCCCATGGATTCTACCTGGGCTTGTATGTTTGGTGATGTTGAAGTTCCTGCTGAAATACTTAAGGATGGCGTAATCTGTTGTGAGGCTCCATCCCATCTTGTTGGAAAGGTTTCTCTGTGCATTACTTCAGGAAATAAGGAACCATGCAGTGAAGTCAAAGAGTTTGAATTTCGTAATAAGACCAATAGTTGCACTCACTGTAATAGTTTGGAAACAGAAGCTGCCAGAAGTCCAGAAGAGCTGTTATTACTTGTTCGATTTGCAGAAATGCTCCTTTCTACTTCAATTATGAAGGATGACAGCACAGAATCTGGAAGCCATCTTTCAACAGAACAGAAAGCAGATGATGATTCATGGAGCCATATTATAGACGCTCTCCTAGTTGGCAACGAAACTTCATCTGGTACTATTGATCGGATTCTTCAAGAGCTGCTGAAGGATAAGCTGCAGCACTGGCTTTCTTGCAGATCCAATGAGCGAGATGAAGGGGCAGGTTGTTCTTTGTCCAAGAAAGAGCAAGGGATTATACACATGGTTTCTGGATTGGGTTTCGAGTGGGCCCTGAACCCCATTCTCAGTTATGGTGTGAATGTTAATTTCCGTGACATCAATGGAAGGACTGCCCTTCATTGGGCTGCACGGTTCGGAAG GGAAAAAATGGTTGCATCGCTTATTGCTGCTGGTGCATTTGCTGGAGCAGTGACAGATCCAACTTCACAAGATCCAAATGGTAAAACTGCTGCAACTATTGCGACCAGCAATGGCCACAAGGGACTGGCAGGTTATCTTGCAGAGGCAGATCTAACAAGTCATCTGTCATCCCTCACATTGGAAAAGTGTGAAGTTCCTAAAGATTCTTCTGAGCTTGAAGCTGAGTTAACTGTCAGAAGTGTGTCTAAGAAAAATCTCGAAGCCAGTGATGATGAGGTTTCACTAAAGAATACCTTGGGTGCTGTCAGAAATGCATCTCAGGCAGCTGCACGGATACAGGCTGCTTTTCGTGCACATTCTTTCAAAAAACGGATAGAGAGAGAAGCTGCCTCTGCCACTTGTCTAAATGGATATGTCAATGGTGTAGGTAGCATTGGTGGATATGCTAGGAGCTTGCGTGATTGCAATTCGGCTGCCTTATCAATTCAGAAGAAGTATCGGGGTTGGAAAGGTCGCAAAGACTTCTTAGCTTTGCGCCAAAAAGTTGTAAAGATACAG GCTCATGTGAGGGGTTACCAGACTCGGAAGCAATACAAGGTGATGATATGGGCAGTTGGAATCTTGGACAAGGTTGTGCTAAGATGGCGGAGAAAACGGGTTGGTTTGCGAAGCTCTCCCCAAGAAAATAATTCAAAAGaagaaagtgatgatgaagattttCTAAAGGCGTTCAGGCAAGAGAAAGTACATGTAGCAATTGAAAAGGCTTTGGGGCGGGTGCGTTCCATGGTCCATTCTCCGCATGCTCGTCAGCAATATAATCGCTTGCTTGAGATGTATCGTAAAGCCAAG GCTGAAACACTTTTATCAACTTCTTTACAGAATGCTTGGaatattgaagaagatgaaacacTTTTATCAACTTCTGTACAGAATGCTTGGaatattgaagaagatgatgatttaTTCCAATTTCCATGGGAAACACTCTAG
- the LOC123903712 gene encoding calmodulin-binding transcription activator 4-like isoform X2, translating into MLPGLQYNINDLFQEAKKRWLKPIEVYYILQHHDMCEFTNMPLNRPRGGAVYLFNKRVMRFFRKDGHNWRKKKDGRTVAEAHERLKVGNVEALNCYYAHGEENRSFQRRSYWMLNPEYEHVVLVHYRDTNEGTSNSGPATQLSPFSQSRSSYTTQNPETTSIVGDSCEPNQNFSSPGSLEVTSDIVIMNNGMDHLEKTNAQAFRQLEEQLSLNDESFTEISPFYREHEVPQEICARPDDHEQLYDGYNGTKVGSGNHYHELLDHSCPGGNEKTLYWTEMLESSKFSSVIKLPEQHAYKAFENEKPLPSPGREMIANQEISYWLHPNNNNDENSVFSLTQHIGGVNMSPYSSVETQGTNSDYYERLFDQSQIQEPLDAYSRFAGGQKFTIMTVSPEYCYATEASKVIIIGSFLCLPMDSTWACMFGDVEVPAEILKDGVICCEAPSHLVGKVSLCITSGNKEPCSEVKEFEFRNKTNSCTHCNSLETEAARSPEELLLLVRFAEMLLSTSIMKDDSTESGSHLSTEQKADDDSWSHIIDALLVGNETSSGTIDRILQELLKDKLQHWLSCRSNERDEGAGCSLSKKEQGIIHMVSGLGFEWALNPILSYGVNVNFRDINGRTALHWAARFGREKMVASLIAAGAFAGAVTDPTSQDPNGKTAATIATSNGHKGLAGYLAEADLTSHLSSLTLEKCEVPKDSSELEAELTVRSVSKKNLEASDDEVSLKNTLGAVRNASQAAARIQAAFRAHSFKKRIEREAASATCLNGYVNGVGSIGGYARSLRDCNSAALSIQKKYRGWKGRKDFLALRQKVVKIQAHVRGYQTRKQYKVMIWAVGILDKVVLRWRRKRVGLRSSPQENNSKEESDDEDFLKAFRQEKVHVAIEKALGRVRSMVHSPHARQQYNRLLEMYRKAKNAWNIEEDETLLSTSVQNAWNIEEDDDLFQFPWETL; encoded by the exons ATGCTACCTG GTTTGCAATACAATATCAATGATCTGTTTCAAGAAGCTAAGAAAAGATGGCTCAAACCTATAGAGGTGTATTACATTTTGCAGCATCACGACATGTGCGAGTTCACCAATATGCCCCTTAACCGGCCTCGTG GTGGAGCTGtttatttgtttaataaaaGAGTCATGCGTTTCTTTCGAAAAGATGGTCATAATTGGCGGAAGAAAAAAGATGGAAGAACTGTGGCAGAAGCACATGAACGGCTTAAG GTTGGAAATGTTGAAGCCCTAAACTGTTACTATGCACATGGAGAGGAGAACCGTAGTTTCCAGAGGCGAAGCTATTGGATGTTGAACCC GGAATATGAGCATGTTGTTCTCGTGCATTACAGAGATACAAATGAG GGGACATCCAATTCTGGACCAGCCACACAACTGTCACCGTTTAGTCAGAGTCGCAGCTCATATACTACTCAAAACCCCGAGACTACATCCATAGTTGGTGATTCATGTGAACCTAATCAGAATTTCTCCAGTCCCGGGTCCTTAGAAGTCACCTCTGATATAGTCATCATGAATAATGGAATGGATCACTTGGAGAAAACAAATGCACAAGCTTTCCGCCAATTAGAGGAACAGTTAAGTTTGAATGACGAAAGCTTCACAGAAATTTCTCCATTTTATAGGGAACATGAAGTTCCACAGGAAATATGTGCCAGACCAGATGATCATGAACAACTATATGATGGATATAATGGAACAAAAG TTGGCAGTGGTAATCATTATCATGAATTACTTGACCATAGTTGCCCTGGTGGGAATGAGAAAACATTATATTGGACAGAAATGCTGGAGTCAAGCAAGTTCTCATCTGTGATCAAGTTACCAGAACAACATGCATACAAGGCATTTGAAAAT GAAAAGCCATTACCTTCTCCAGGAAGAGAAATGATTGCCAACCAGGAAATCAGTTACTGGCTACACCCcaacaataataatgatgaGAATT CTGTCTTTTCATTAACTCAACATATTGGTGGAGTCAACATGTCTCCATATTCTTCGGTAGAAACTCAAGGAACTAATTCTGACTACTATGAAAGATTGTTTGACCAAAGCCAAATTCAAGAACCTCTGGATGCATATTCAAGGTTCGCTGGTGGACAGAAATTTACAATTATGACCGTCTCCCCAGAATATTGTTATGCCACTGAGGCATCAAAG GTGATCATTATTGGATCTTTTCTCTGCCTTCCCATGGATTCTACCTGGGCTTGTATGTTTGGTGATGTTGAAGTTCCTGCTGAAATACTTAAGGATGGCGTAATCTGTTGTGAGGCTCCATCCCATCTTGTTGGAAAGGTTTCTCTGTGCATTACTTCAGGAAATAAGGAACCATGCAGTGAAGTCAAAGAGTTTGAATTTCGTAATAAGACCAATAGTTGCACTCACTGTAATAGTTTGGAAACAGAAGCTGCCAGAAGTCCAGAAGAGCTGTTATTACTTGTTCGATTTGCAGAAATGCTCCTTTCTACTTCAATTATGAAGGATGACAGCACAGAATCTGGAAGCCATCTTTCAACAGAACAGAAAGCAGATGATGATTCATGGAGCCATATTATAGACGCTCTCCTAGTTGGCAACGAAACTTCATCTGGTACTATTGATCGGATTCTTCAAGAGCTGCTGAAGGATAAGCTGCAGCACTGGCTTTCTTGCAGATCCAATGAGCGAGATGAAGGGGCAGGTTGTTCTTTGTCCAAGAAAGAGCAAGGGATTATACACATGGTTTCTGGATTGGGTTTCGAGTGGGCCCTGAACCCCATTCTCAGTTATGGTGTGAATGTTAATTTCCGTGACATCAATGGAAGGACTGCCCTTCATTGGGCTGCACGGTTCGGAAG GGAAAAAATGGTTGCATCGCTTATTGCTGCTGGTGCATTTGCTGGAGCAGTGACAGATCCAACTTCACAAGATCCAAATGGTAAAACTGCTGCAACTATTGCGACCAGCAATGGCCACAAGGGACTGGCAGGTTATCTTGCAGAGGCAGATCTAACAAGTCATCTGTCATCCCTCACATTGGAAAAGTGTGAAGTTCCTAAAGATTCTTCTGAGCTTGAAGCTGAGTTAACTGTCAGAAGTGTGTCTAAGAAAAATCTCGAAGCCAGTGATGATGAGGTTTCACTAAAGAATACCTTGGGTGCTGTCAGAAATGCATCTCAGGCAGCTGCACGGATACAGGCTGCTTTTCGTGCACATTCTTTCAAAAAACGGATAGAGAGAGAAGCTGCCTCTGCCACTTGTCTAAATGGATATGTCAATGGTGTAGGTAGCATTGGTGGATATGCTAGGAGCTTGCGTGATTGCAATTCGGCTGCCTTATCAATTCAGAAGAAGTATCGGGGTTGGAAAGGTCGCAAAGACTTCTTAGCTTTGCGCCAAAAAGTTGTAAAGATACAG GCTCATGTGAGGGGTTACCAGACTCGGAAGCAATACAAGGTGATGATATGGGCAGTTGGAATCTTGGACAAGGTTGTGCTAAGATGGCGGAGAAAACGGGTTGGTTTGCGAAGCTCTCCCCAAGAAAATAATTCAAAAGaagaaagtgatgatgaagattttCTAAAGGCGTTCAGGCAAGAGAAAGTACATGTAGCAATTGAAAAGGCTTTGGGGCGGGTGCGTTCCATGGTCCATTCTCCGCATGCTCGTCAGCAATATAATCGCTTGCTTGAGATGTATCGTAAAGCCAAG AATGCTTGGaatattgaagaagatgaaacacTTTTATCAACTTCTGTACAGAATGCTTGGaatattgaagaagatgatgatttaTTCCAATTTCCATGGGAAACACTCTAG